From a single Ciconia boyciana chromosome 6, ASM3463844v1, whole genome shotgun sequence genomic region:
- the CHRM5 gene encoding muscarinic acetylcholine receptor M5, producing MEVNLFSNSTVVNSSSINHKQLEGHSLWEVITIATVTAIVSLITIVGNILVMISFKVNSQLKTVNNYYLLSLACADLIIGIFSMNLYTSYILIGHWSLGSLACDLWLALDYVASNASVMNLLVISFDRYFSITRPLTYRAKRTPKRAGIMIGLAWLISFVLWAPVILCWQYFVGERTVPPEECQIQFLYEPIITFGTAIAAFYIPVSVMTILYCRIYKETEKRTKDLAELQGSESVAEFEMIKPQKALLKSCFSCKQQNLVKRERCQASWSSSSRSTSATVKASQAASTCNDWAKADQLTTCSSYASSEEEEKLAADSVFQVTYKSPSKGKAEEFNESTDVVVKDQPEENDFENQKYFLSPAKGHVQKSKKCVAYKFRLVVKADGTQEANNGCRKVKITPCSAALSKDPSIKSMDPNINNQITKRKRMVLIKERKAAQTLSAILLAFIITWTPYNIMVLISTFCSDCIPLTLWHLGYWLCYVNSTVNPICYALCNKTFRKTFRMLLLCQWKKKKVEEKLYWQGNTRLP from the coding sequence ATGGAAGTAAATTTATTCAGCAATTCTACTGTTGTAAACAGTTCATCCATCAACCATAAGCAGTTAGAAGGGCATAGCCTCTGGGAAGTCATTACTATTGCCACTGTAACTGCAATTGTAAGCTTAATAACCATAGTGGGAAATATTCTTGTAATGATATCCTTCAAGGTTAACAGTCAGCTCAAAACTGTCAACAATTATTACTTGCTCAGCCTTGCCTGTGCAGATCTCATCATTGGAATATTTTCCATGAACCTTTATACGTCCTATATACTCATAGGCCATTGGTCTCTTGGAAGCCTTGCCTGTGACCTGTGGCTAGCACTGGACTATGTAGCTAGCAACGCCTCAGTAATGAACCTCCTAGTCATCAGTTTTGACAGATATTTTTCCATCACAAGGCCTTTAACTTACAGGGCCAAACGCACGCCCAAAAGAGCTGGCATCATGATTGGTCTGGCTTGGCTAATTTCCTTCGTGTTGTGGGCACCCGTAATCTTGTGCTGGCAGTATTTTGTGGGTGAACGAACAGTACCACCTGAAGAGTGCCAGATACAGTTTTTATATGAGCCCATTATCACCTTTGGTACTGCAATTGCTGCTTTTTACATTCCAGTGTCTGTGATGACCATTCTGTATTGCCGCATCTATAAAGAGACGGAGAAACGTACCAAGGACCTTGCTGAACTGCAGGGTTCGGAGTCTGTGGCAGAGTTTGAGATGATAAAGCCTCAGAAAGCTCTCCTGAAGTCTTGCTTCAGTTGCAAGCAACAAAACTTAGTCAAAAGAGAGAGGTGTCAGGCTTCCTGGTCTTCATCTAGTCGAAGTACATCAGCTACGGTGAAAGCCTCTCAGGCAGCAAGTACTTGTAACGACTGGGCTAAGGCTGACCAGTTAACCACCTGCAGCAGCTACGCATcttcagaagaggaggagaagcttGCCGCTGATTCGGTTTTCCAAGTAACTTACAAAAGTCCATCTAAAGGTAAGGCAGAAGAGTTTAATGAGAGTACAGATGTTGTTGTCAAAGACCAACCTGAAGAAAATGATTTTGAGAACCAGAAATACTTTTTGTCACCTGCCAAAGGCCATgtacaaaaaagtaaaaaatgtgtGGCCTATAAATTTCGGTTGGTTGTTAAGGCTGATGGCACCCAGGAAGCCAACAATGGTTGCCGTAAAGTAAAAATAACTCCTTGTTCTGCTGCTCTGTCAAAGGATCCTTCTATCAAAAGCATGGATCCAAATATAAATAACCAAATCACTAAAAGGAAACGGATGGTTCTTATAAAGGAACGCAAAGCAGCACAGACTTTAAGTGCCATTCTTTTGGCTTTTATCATCACATGGACTCCCTACAATATCATGGTTTTGATCTCCACATTCTGCTCTGACTGCATTCCCCTGACCCTGTGGCACCTTGGATATTGGCTATGCTATGTGAACAGCACTGTTAACCCCATTTGTTATGCGCTCTGTAACAAAACTTTCAGGAAAACTTTTAggatgctgcttctctgccagtggaaaaagaaaaaagtggaagagaaaCTATACTGGCAGGGCAATACCAGACTGCCATAA